Proteins encoded by one window of Dreissena polymorpha isolate Duluth1 chromosome 11, UMN_Dpol_1.0, whole genome shotgun sequence:
- the LOC127849990 gene encoding uncharacterized protein LOC127849990 — translation MQSREYSVIQHEQKLQAEITDLKCRSILDNLLFFRIPEEQEEQCEKKILEFIETKLHVQNAQTEIKLHKAHLIGRYQPNKVRPIVAKFAYYPDKERVRRESKALKGTPFGISEQYPQEVMEVRRRLIPIMKKARSEEKEAYLRIDKLYINKQVYKK, via the coding sequence ATGCAAAGTCGCGAGTATTCAGTGATCCAGCACGAACAAAAATTACAGGCTGAAATAACGGACCTCAAGTGCAGGAGTATATTGGACAATTTGTTGTTTTTCCGGATACCTGAGGAGCAAGAAGAACAgtgcgaaaaaaaaatattggaattCATCGAAACAAAGCTTCACGTGCAAAACGCCCAAACCGAAATCAAGTTGCACAAAGCACATCTGATAGGCCGATACCAGCCAAATAAAGTGCGGCCAATTGTTGCGAAATTCGCATACTACCCGGACAAGGAGAGGGTTCGCAGGGAGTCAAAGGCACTAAAAGGTACCCCTTTCGGAATATCCGAGCAATATCCACAGGAAGTTATGGAGGTCCGACGAAGGCTAATACCCATCATGAAAAAGGCAAGATCCGAGGAAAAGGAGGCGTATCTCAGGATTGACAAACTGTATATAAACAAGCAAGTGTATAAAAAATAG
- the LOC127851762 gene encoding kappa-type opioid receptor-like, whose product MQEPSIITVMFMLILLSVLGTIGNSLVLCIYFRKKSKSTARIFIMSLASTDLFTCLFVMPFTVIVVYLQKNLKYDVACKIYMFLITCNIPFSCFLMCAIAIDRYFKICHPFCHVFNIVCAKIIVGCLLVLASTFGSITAILHGQEHYTFIEEINISELYEHKQNGSYSEVLDGFDSHNASTLTLDLTQLYETNSSSMDLTQNNASSHSTISQYSYCNPSYVYFSPGFVRAYQQVYAGTYLLAFIVVFVLYALIVRSIHKHRAQLSKWKRSSLYPSEIANVETQFNSVTKVDPHTHRSSNCINKVEAIDS is encoded by the exons ATGCAGGAACCTTCTATTATCACTGTTATGTTTATGTTGATTTTATTGTCCGTACTTGGGACGATTGGAAATTCGCTCGTGCTTTGTATTTATTTCCGAAAGAAGAGTAAATCAACCGCCCGAATATTCATTATGAGTCTTGCGAGTACAGATTTGTTTACGTGCCTGTTTGTCATGCCATTTACGGTGATAGTTGTATATCTACAAAAAAATTTGAAATACGACGTTgcttgtaaaatatatatgtttctcATAACGTGCAACATTCCATTTTCGTGTTTTTTAATGTGCGCTATAGCCATTgacagatattttaaaatatgtcacCCGTTCTGTCATGTTTTTAATATCGTTTGTGCAAAAATAATTGTGGGTTGTCTTTTGGTGCTGGCCTCAACCTTCGGGAGTATAACAGCGATTTTACACGGCCAAGAACATTACACTTTCATTGAGGAAATAAACATCTCCGAGCTATACGAACACAAGCAGAATGGATCTTATAGTGAGGTGCTGGATGGCTTCGATTCTCATAACGCATCGACATTAACGTTAGACTTGACCCAATTGTATGAAACAAATTCTTCGTCGATGGACCTAACCCAGAATAACGCCAGCAGCCATAGCACGATTTCCCAATATAGCTATTGCAATCCAAGCTATGTGTATTTTAGCCCAGGGTTTGTAAGAGCATATCAACAAGTCTACGCGGGGACGTATCTTCTTGCATTCATTGTTGTTTTCGTGCTCTATGCGCTTATCGTAAGGTCAATACATAAACACAGGGCGCAGCTAAGCAAGTGGAAACGATCCAGCCTTTATCCATCTGAG ATTGCAAACGTCGAAACCCAGTTTAACTCAGTCACAAAAGTGGATCCTCACACACATCGGAGCTCCAACTGCATTAACAAAGTTGAAGCCATCGACAGCTAG